The Kitasatospora paranensis genome has a window encoding:
- a CDS encoding RRQRL motif-containing zinc-binding protein, translating into MSRPRFWDPDGERFGLPTYPWRMAPDGYLTRRQLRTRGLRPGGQPVAAQILWRSRRTKDVRAAHLYRACLAKPVRPMTPAKTAALAAANLARRTCPLCGRDAGYVLPAHLGTCLPCADGLPAAA; encoded by the coding sequence GTGAGCCGGCCGCGGTTCTGGGACCCGGACGGGGAGCGGTTCGGCCTCCCCACCTATCCGTGGCGGATGGCCCCGGACGGCTACCTGACCCGCCGACAGCTCCGTACCCGGGGGTTGCGGCCGGGCGGTCAGCCGGTCGCCGCACAGATCCTGTGGCGCTCCCGCCGCACCAAGGATGTGCGGGCCGCCCACCTCTACCGCGCCTGCCTGGCGAAGCCGGTGCGGCCGATGACTCCCGCGAAGACCGCGGCCCTGGCGGCCGCGAACCTCGCCCGCCGGACCTGCCCGCTCTGCGGGCGGGACGCCGGCTATGTGCTGCCCGCCCACCTGGGCACCTGCCTGCCCTGCGCCGACGGCCTTCCGGCCGCCGCCTGA
- a CDS encoding DUF2637 domain-containing protein produces MSRRAKWWMVAALLVVVAMAFRVSWNALKDVARAIGADPLAAGLYPLVVDGLMALALVAALILTGADRKFALRVLGGYTAASLVLNYVHGLVPALHGGGRVRLADWAPAHYALVLLASCLPVGSIFFGSDLVAKVLHHKPEPAENDQTTANRSGSDLPGSADPDGSESVYESADPEPIADPIPAPVPVRPRAVAAAVSRSRRATGSVPKSARTKVPIRTVEELLAEARSVTAGWSEAELNADRIRTELRTSPARARMLRDTLKADRTEAARPGLHAVPDTADDDSTTAPVPETGGGSEEQAS; encoded by the coding sequence ATGAGCCGGCGGGCGAAGTGGTGGATGGTCGCCGCGCTGCTGGTGGTCGTCGCCATGGCGTTCCGCGTGTCGTGGAACGCGTTGAAGGACGTAGCCCGGGCGATCGGTGCCGATCCGCTCGCCGCCGGGCTCTACCCGTTGGTGGTGGACGGGCTGATGGCTCTGGCTCTGGTGGCTGCGCTGATCCTGACCGGAGCCGACCGCAAGTTCGCGCTGCGGGTGCTGGGCGGCTACACCGCCGCCTCCCTGGTGCTCAACTACGTGCACGGCCTGGTGCCCGCGCTGCACGGCGGCGGTCGGGTGCGATTGGCCGACTGGGCGCCCGCGCACTACGCGCTGGTGCTGCTCGCATCCTGCCTGCCGGTCGGCTCGATCTTCTTCGGATCGGACCTGGTGGCGAAGGTGCTGCACCACAAGCCCGAACCGGCAGAAAACGACCAGACCACCGCAAACCGGTCGGGGTCTGACCTGCCGGGATCGGCCGATCCCGACGGTTCCGAATCGGTGTACGAGTCGGCCGATCCCGAGCCGATCGCCGACCCGATCCCGGCCCCTGTGCCGGTGCGGCCTCGTGCGGTTGCCGCGGCGGTGAGTCGGTCGCGTCGGGCGACCGGCAGCGTGCCGAAGTCGGCCCGCACGAAGGTGCCGATCCGCACTGTGGAGGAGCTTCTGGCTGAGGCCCGATCGGTCACGGCCGGCTGGTCCGAGGCGGAGCTGAACGCGGATCGGATCCGCACCGAGCTGCGGACCTCCCCGGCCCGCGCCCGCATGCTGCGGGACACCCTGAAGGCCGACCGTACGGAGGCCGCCCGGCCGGGCCTGCACGCCGTCCCGGATACCGCCGACGACGACTCGACCACCGCCCCGGTGCCGGAGACCGGTGGGGGCAGTGAGGAGCAGGCATCGTGA